A stretch of Vigna angularis cultivar LongXiaoDou No.4 chromosome 4, ASM1680809v1, whole genome shotgun sequence DNA encodes these proteins:
- the LOC108331296 gene encoding WAT1-related protein At4g08290-like — MGEWLRNARPYLMLLAVQFGSAGMFIFAMDAIKKGMSHYVFIVYRNAIASITLAPFAFVLERKVRPKMTVGIFSEIMALAFFEIILDQCFALLGMKFTSASFLSAVMNSAPSVTFVMAVILRLEHMKMKEVACQAKLIGTIVTFGGTLLMALYKGPVISLMKSSTTHAGQPQTLNNPTANHWILGTCFLLIGCAGFSAFYILQTITLRKYPTEMSLATWVCFVGALQSSVVAAIAERHHPHAWAIGWDTRLFAPAYAGVVTSGVQYYIQGMVIKSMGPVIVTAFNPLRMIIITTLACIILSEQLYLGSVIGAIVVVLGLYLVVWGKAKECQRRMPPSPAKDNFPEDQRQLPITAPRNDSNDNKG, encoded by the exons ATGGGTGAGTGGTTGAGAAATGCAAGGCCCTATCTGATGTTATTGGCTGTTCAATTTGGTTCTGCTGGGATGTTCATATTTGCCATGGATGCTATAAAGAAGGGTATGAGCCATTACGTCTTCATTGTCTACCGTAACGCCATAGCCTCTATAACTCTCGCTCCCTTCGCCTTTGTTCTTGAAAG GAAAGTTCGACCGAAGATGACTGTTGGTATATTTTCAGAGATTATGGCACTGGCTTTCTTCGA GATAATACTGGATCAGTGTTTCGCTCTATTGGGCATGAAATTCACGTCAGCTTCTTTCCTGTCTGCTGTCATGAACTCCGCACCCTCTGTTACTTTTGTCATGGCTGTTATTCTGAG GTTGGAGCACATGAAGATGAAGGAGGTGGCATGTCAAGCCAAATTGATTGGAACAATAGTAACTTTTGGAGGCACCTTGCTAATGGCTCTTTACAAAGGCCCTGTGATTAGTTTGATGAAATCTTCAACAACCCATGCTGGCCAACCTCAGACTCTCAACAACCCTACCGCTAACCACTGGATCTTAGGAACATGTTTCCTCCTCATCGGTTGTGCAGGCTTCTCTGCGTTTTACATATTACAA ACCATAACATTGAGAAAATACCCAACAGAGATGTCCCTGGCTACTTGGGTTTGCTTCGTAGGTGCACTTCAAAGCTCTGTTGTAGCAGCCATCGCAGAACGCCACCACCCTCATGCATGGGCCATTGGTTGGGATACACGACTCTTTGCTCCAGCTTATGCG GGAGTAGTTACATCAGGAGTTCAGTATTACATACAAGGCATGGTGATAAAATCGATGGGCCCAGTTATTGTGACTGCTTTTAATCCCCTTCGTATGATCATCATTACCACCTTGGCCTGCATCATTCTATCTGAGCAACTCTACCTTGGAAG TGTTATTGGAGCAATTGTTGTGGTTCTTGGGCTATATCTAGTTGTGTGGGGAAAAGCTAAAGAATGCCAGCGAAGAATGCCACCATCCCCAGCAAAGGATAACTTTCCAGAAGACCAACGACAGCTACCTATTACTGCTCCTAGGAATGATAGCAATGATAATAAGGGTTAA
- the LOC108331327 gene encoding WAT1-related protein At4g08290-like yields the protein MRTWFTNAKPYLLLLAVQFGSAGMFIFAMDAMRKGMSHYVFTVYRNLIAFLTLSPFAFFLERKVRPKMTVGIFSEIMALAFFEIILDQCFALLGMKFTSASFLSAVMNSAPSVTFVMAVILKLEHMKMKEATCKAKVIGTIVSFGGTLLMALYKGPALSVMGSSTTQPQNVSNPTGNHWIIGTAFLLIGCAGFSAFYILQVITLRKYPAEMSLATWVCFVGALQSSIVAFFAEHHHSHAWSIGWDTRFFAPAYAGIVSSGVQYYIQGVVIKSMGPVIVTAFNPLRMIIITTLACIVLSEKLYLGSIIGAVVVVLGLYLVVWGKSKECQQRIMPPSPANDIPPEDQRQLPVTAPRNDSNDNNA from the exons ATGCGTACGTGGTTCACTAATGCAAAGCCCTATCTGCTGTTATTGGCCGTTCAATTTGGCTCCGCCGGCATGTTCATTTTCGCCATGGATGCCATGAGAAAGGGCATGAGCCATTACGTCTTCACCGTCTACCGTAATCTCATCGCCTTTCTCACTCTCTCTCCCTTTGCATTTTTTCTTGAAAG GAAAGTTCGGCCGAAGATGACCGTTGGTATATTTTCAGAGATTATGGCACTGGCTTTCTTCGA GATAATACTGGATCAGTGTTTCGCTCTCTTGGGCATGAAATTCACGTCAGCTTCTTTCCTATCTGCTGTCATGAACTCCGCACCCTCTGTTACTTTTGTCATGGCTGTTATTCTAAA ATTGGAACACATGAAGATGAAGGAGGCAACATGTAAAGCGAAAGTTATTGGAACAATAGTAAGTTTTGGTGGCACTTTGCTAATGGCACTGTACAAAGGCCCTGCACTTAGTGTTATGGGATCTTCAACCACCCAACCTCAGAACGTCAGCAACCCCACTGGTAACCACTGGATCATAGGGACAGCTTTCCTCCTTATTGGTTGTGCGGGCTTTTCTGCCTTTTACATATTACAA GTCATAACATTGAGAAAATACCCAGCAGAGATGTCCCTGGCTACTTGGGTTTGCTTTGTCGGTGCCCTTCAAAGTTCTATCGTGGCATTCTTCGCAGAACACCACCATTCTCATGCCTGGTCCATTGGTTGGGATACACGATTCTTTGCTCCTGCTTACGCG GGAATAGTTTCATCCGGAGTTCAGTATTACATACAAGGCGTGGTGATCAAATCCATGGGCCCAGTTATTGTGACTGCTTTTAATCCCCTTCGTATGATCATCATTACCACCTTGGCCTGCATCGTCCTCTCTGAGAAACTCTACCTTGGAAG TATTATTGGAGCAGTAGTTGTGGTTCTTGGACTGTATCTTGTTGTGTGGGGAAAATCTAAAGAATGCCAGCAAAGGATAATGCCACCATCCCCTGCAAATGATATCCCTCCAGAAGATCAACGTCAGCTACCTGTCACAGCTCCTAGGAATGATAGCAATGATAATAATGCTTAA
- the LOC108330951 gene encoding WAT1-related protein At4g08290-like encodes MGEWLRNARPYLLLLAVQFGSAGMFIFAMDAIKKGMSHYVFIVYRNAIASVTLAPFAFVLERKVRPKMTFRVFSEIMALAFFEIILDQCFALLGMKFTSASFLSAVMNSAPSITFVMAVILGMEHMKIKEVACQAKVIGTVVTFGGTLLMALYKGPVLSFMRSSTSHASQTENVTNPTGNHWVIGTVFLLIGCAGFSAFYILQAITLRKYPAEMSLATWVCFVGALQSSIVAIFAERHHPHAWSLGWDTRLFAPAYAGIVTSGVQYYIQGMVIKTMGPVIVTAFNPLRMIIVTGLACIILSEQLYLGSIIGAIVVVLGLYLVVWGKAKERRGLTPPSPTEGNFPEDQRQLPVTAPRNDNDDNKA; translated from the exons atgggtGAGTGGTTGAGAAATGCAAGGCCCTATCTGCTGTTATTGGCTGTTCAATTTGGTTCTGCTGGGATGTTCATATTTGCCATGGATGCTATAAAGAAGGGTATGAGCCATTACGTCTTCATTGTCTACCGTAATGCCATCGCCTCTGTTACTCTCGCTCCCTTCGCCTTTGTTCTTGAAAG GAAAGTTAGGCCCAAGATGACTTTCAGAGTATTTTCAGAGATTATGGCACTGGCTTTCTTCGA AATAATACTGGATCAGTGTTTCGCTCTGTTGGGCATGAAATTCACGTCTGCTTCTTTCTTATCTGCTGTCATGAACTCTGCTCCCTCTATTACTTTTGTCATGGCAGTCATTCTAGG AATGGAGCACATGAAAATTAAGGAGGTAGCATGTCAAGCAAAAGTGATTGGCACCGTAGTAACATTTGGAGGAACCTTGCTTATGGCACTGTACAAAGGCCCCGTCCTCAGTTTCATGAGATCTTCGACCAGCCATGCGAGCCAAACTGAGAACGTGACCAACCCCACTGGCAACCATTGGGTAATAGGAACAGTGTTCCTCCTCATTGGTTGTGCAGGCTTTTCTGCATTTTACATATTACAG GCCATAACATTGAGAAAATACCCAGCAGAGATGTCGTTGGCCACTTGGGTTTGCTTTGTAGGAGCACTTCAAAGCTCTATTGTTGCAATCTTCGCAGAACGCCACCACCCTCATGCTTGGTCCCTTGGTTGGGACACACGACTCTTTGCCCCTGCTTACGCG GGAATAGTTACATCAGGAGTTCAGTATTATATACAAGGCATGGTGATAAAAACCATGGGTCCAGTTATTGTGACTGCTTTCAATCCTCTGCGTATGATCATTGTTACGGGCTTGGCCTGCATCATCCTATCTGAGCAACTCTACCTTGGAAG TATAATTGGAGCAATAGTTGTTGTACTGGGGCTTTATCTAGTAGTGTGGGGAAAAGCTAAAGAACGCAGAGGTCTGACGCCACCATCTCCTACAGAGGGTAACTTTCCCGAAGATCAACGACAGCTACCGGTCACAGCTCCAAGGAATGATAACGATGACAATAAGGCTTAA